CCGTGTCGCGAACCCTGGGCAGACGAGGGAATACGTCCTCTATTTGCGCGATTGCGGTGCGATTGCCGCGACCAGAGGACACGTTTCCATCGTCCCGTACGGAGAGGCCCTGGACGTCCGCAGGGGTTACGTGGTCGACCTTGGCCGACCCGTCCGCGGAAGCGTGATGCAAGGCGTTTCGATTCAGTGGCGTGACGATCACAATCTCGCGGTCTGCACCAAGCGGATGACGACGGGTGAAGAGCTCGACGACCGGGTCGAAGACGTGACGGTCACTTTTTCCTCCTGCGAAGAATAGCGGCTAGTCGGGGCCGCGCGACCGATTGGTATCCCATGATTGAGGGAGCAAAGCTCACGCCAAGCGGTGAGAGACGCCCTCCCGCGGCCTCAAGCAACCACCGCCGAAGCTCGAAACAACGTTCGCTAATGGTGTGATCGTCTGGCACTTTGCCGCGCCCGGTGGGGACCTCATCCCTCCGAAAAGAGAGACGACACCATGCAGTTGCGTTCCCTTATGTTCGTAGCGACCGGCGTGTCTGCCCTGGTCACTGCCTGCTCCGATCCTGCCCCCGAGGTGCTCTCGCCCGTCGCCCACTCGGGCGAATACGGCGATCTATCGGGAACGCCGGATCTAGCCCCCTACGTGAAGTCCTCCGAGCTCCACGCGCTCGCACGGTCTGGATCGTACGACGACCTCTCGGGGACCCCGGACCTCAGCGTCTACGCGACACGCGAGGAGCTTCCTGCGGTCGCGCTGTCCGGTGAGTACGCCGATCTGCAGGGCACCCCCGACCTCTCGGTCTATGCGCCCGCCGAGAGCTTCTCCCTGGTCGCCTTCTCCGGCCGTTACGCAGATCTTACCGGCACGCCCGACCTCTCCGCCGTCGCCCTCTCCGGAAACTATGCGGATCTGGGCGGCACCCCCGACTTGTCCGTCTACGCAAGCGTTGCGGGACTCTCGCCGGTGGCGAGCTCGGGCCACTACGACGATCTCGGCGGCAGGCCCTGGACAGGTGATGCCTCGCAGATCCGCACGAGCGCCGGCGTGACCTTCGGAGAGACGGCACGCGAGCCGCTCAACGTCCTTGTCGCCGACTACGGGAGAAGCGAGATCGATCAAGCCAGCGACCAGGACGGGGGCGCCTACGGCCCATACGGCTCCCATTGGCAGTCGTTCACCAACACGGTCGAGGGAGTCCTCGACGGGATCGACGTCGACCGATGGTGGGATCCCGGCGTCGATTCCGGCTACACGCTCAACGTCTACGAGGGCGACGGGACGGGCGGGATGCGCATCTATACGGAGTCCGAAGTCTCGGTCTCCAACGGCTTCCACACGGTCACGCTCTCCAACCCGGTGCGGCTCGAGGCATACAAGAAGTACACCTGGGAGCTCGTGAATCCGTCGCCGTTCACTCTCGTCGGCTACAACTGGTCGACCTACACGGGAGGACGCGGCGGCACGAACATCCCCGAGATGTCGTACCACTTCTCCACCCGGATGCGGCAGGACCTCGGGACGTCGCGCCCGGCCCTCGCCGTCACGGCCCTCGGCAAGGTGGGCGTGGGTACCTCTACGCCGACCGCCGCCCTGGACGTTGCGGGCGACCTGCGCGTGCGCGCGTCGTCGTCGCCCGCCTCCAACGACCCCTGTAGCCCGGGCCAGATCTCGTGGGACGCCGGCTACGTCTACGTCTGCGTCCAGGCCAACACCTGGAAGCGCGCGGCGCTCTCTTCGTACTGAGACGCCTCAGGCCGCCGCCTTCGCCGGGGCGGCGGCCCTATCCGCGTTCACGCTGGAGCAGCTCGCGCTTTCGTTCCACGCCCCAGCGGTAACCGGAGATGTCGCCGTCTCGGCGCACCACCCGGTGACAAGGGATGGCCACGGCGATGGTGTTGGCCCCACACGCCTGCGCGACGGCTCGCACCGACTTGGGCGAGCCGATGCGCTCGGCGAGCTCGGTGTAGCTCACCGTCGTTCCCGGAGGAATTTCGCGGAGCGCCTGCCAGACCCGCTCCTGGAAAGCCGTGCCGCGCACATCCAGCGGCAGGTTGAGGCCGATAGAGGGAGACTCGACGAAGCCGACGACTTCGGCGACCAGCTGCTCGAAGCTCGGATCGCCGCCGATCAGCTCGGCTTTCGGAAACTGGTCCTGCAGATCGCGCACGAGCCGCTCCGGATCGTCGCCCAGGAAGATGGCGCAGACGCCGCGCTGGCTCCGCGCCACCAGGATCGCCCCCAACGAACACTGGCCGACGGCGAAGCGAATCGCGGCTCCGGCGCCGCCTGCGCGGTAGTCGCGCGCCCGCATGCCGAGCATCTGGTCCGACGCCTCGTAGAAGCGGCTGCTGGAGCCGAAGCCCGCTTCGTAGATCGCCTCCGTCACCGAGCCATCGGTTGCGCTCAGCTCCTCGCGGAGCCTTCTCGCGCGCTGCGCCGCGGCATACGCCTTGGGCGTCAGTCCCGTCTCGGCCTTGAAGACCCGGTGCAGGTGGAACGGGCTCATCCCTGCCTGGTCCGCCAGCTCGTCGAGCGTGGGGAGCGTCTCCGACGCCTCGATCCGCCTGCAGACCTCGGCCACGAGTGTGGCCCGCTCGGTGGCGGCGATCGTCTGGTCACCCTTGGTGCGGCGGCTCGGCCGAAACCCGGCCGCCTCGGCGGCAGCGGACGTGTCGAAGAACTCCACGTTCTCTCGCCTGGGGAGGCGAGCCGAGGAGCTCGGGCGGCAGTACACACCCGTGGTGCGAACCCCATACACGAAGTGGCCATCGGCGCCGGGATCGCGCGCCTGGACGGCACGCCAGCGCGCCTCGTCGGTGTCGTACGGGAAGGATGAGGTCGAGTTCATGGTCGCCACTCTACGGCCGAGTTCGATCGCAAGAACTCCGCTTCTTGCGGCCGAATTCTACCCGCTTGGCGGGCCATCTCGGCCGTCAAGCCGGCGGATGCAGCTCTTCCGGCGACGCGCTCGGCGCCTCGGCGGCTTCGAGCTTCTCGACGCGCAGCGAGACGTCGGTTCCGTTCGAGACCACGTCGAGGACGGGGGAAAACCGGATGAGCTCGGCGAGCTCCTCCTCCGTTCCATCGCCCTCCACCCGGAACGTGGCCTCGATGTGCTGAAAGCCGTTTCGAATCTGGTCGGAGATCCCCAGGAAACCACGCAGATCGATCTCGCCACGGAGCTCCGACTCGATTCGATCCAGACGGATGCCACGAGCGGCGGCGTGATAGGCCAAGGAGCCCGTCATGCACGTCGCGAGCGCGTTCAACAGGTGCTCCACCGCGTTCGGCGCCCGATCCTCTCCGAGCAGGACCGGGGCCTCGTCCGCCTCGAGGGTGAACGGTCGGTTGTCGGAGGTCTGCTCCGCGCCCGCACCGTAGAAGCCATCGATCGTCGTCTCGCTGTGGCCTCCCTCGTCCCATCGGTTGGACACGCGAAACCGGAACCGTGCGAGCGAGGGATCGGCGCGAACCTTCTCGATGACCTCGCCCAACGCGTGGACGTCGACGCCGTTGACGAGCTCTTCCATCGCGCCTCCTTTGCAGCGAACCTGCGGCAGAATTCCCACACCCGCAACCGGGGCGGCCTTGCTCGGCCGCGGTATCCGCATGATGCGAGGCTCGTGACGGCAGACCGTCACCCGTCAGCTCCGCCTGGCAGGCCGCCAGCCCCTGGGTCGCCCGGGCGATTCCTGCTGGAACTCCGCCCGCGCCTTCCTTACAAGCCGTGGCCGACCGAGAGAGGGCGCCAAATGGAGTTGCGAGAGCGGATCCGGGACGTCGTCGACTTCCCGCACGAAGGGATCGTCTTCAAGGACATCACCCCCCTGATCGCCGATCCCGTGGCCTTCCGGACCGCGATCGATCGCCTGGCCGAGGCCATTTCAGGCGAAGACGTCGATCGAATCGTCGGCATCGAAGCGCGCGGCTTCATCTTCGGCTCGGCCCTCGCGTGCGTGATGGGCAAGGGCTTCTCCATCGTCCGCAAGCCCGGGAAGCTCCCCTGGCGCACCGATCGGGAGGAGTACAGCCTCGAGTACGGCAAGAGCGTGCTCGAGATCCACGAGGACGCAGTCCAGGCCGGCGAGCGCGTGGTGATCGTCGACGACCTGCTGGCGACCGGCGGCACTGCAGGCGCGGCGAGCCGCCTCGTCGAGCGGCGGGGAGGCGTGGTCACCTCCCTCGCCTTCGTCGTCGAGCTCGCCTTCCTGGGAGGCCGGGAGCAGCTCGAGGGCCGGCGGGTCCACTCCCTCGTCGAGTACTGACCCTCGGCGCGGGCGCGCGATGCGGAGGCCTATTCGGGGTCCAGGACGACGAGCATCACCTGGGCCGTCATGCCGGCCTGCGACGCTGCGAGGTTGAAGATCGACGAGTATTTCGTCCCGACCTCGAGGAATGCATCGATATTGACGAAGCGGGTCTCGCCCGGCGGGATGGGGAAGCTCACGTGCAGAGGATCCGTCAGTCCGGCGCCCGTCACATCATCCTTCTCGCTCCATTTCACGCCAGGGGTGTCCTTGTGGCGCACGGAGAAGAGCTCGAGACGCCCTGCCCGGGTGACGAGACCGCGCGAGTCGAACACCATGAGGTCCACGCCTCCCCGGCACCATGCCAACGGCTCTGCGCCGACGAATCCCTCGCGGATGCCCAAGACCGAAAGGTGCCAGACCGCATCCCACCTGATGAGCGGCGCTACCCGCAGCGTCTGACCGTCGCGAAGGCCCGTCGATTTGGCGGTGACCCGGATCCCCACGAAACCAGTTCCGCTCGCGTCGTCGGAGTTGGCGCCACGGATGTGGCCCGCTCGCCCAGCGAGGCCCACCGTCCCGGTCGATGAGTCGGCCTTCACCATGATTTGTTCGGCGTTCTGGCCGCTGAAGTCGAAGGGGGGAACCCTCACGCGGGGCTTTTGCGGGATCGTGACCCACTTGGGATCCAGCTGGAACCGAGAAGGATCCACGTGGACCCGAGACGAGAGATCGAGATGCTGATCCCGAACCGGCGTCCCTCGAACCGCAGAGGTGATTTCGTTGATCACCTTGCTCGCTCCCGGATGCTGCTTGATCACATCGAAGAACTCCGCGGTGACCGCCTTCGTCCCCGGGCTATTCAGGCCGAGGCCCGGAAAATTCGACTCGATCTTCGAAACGCGGCTCATCGTCGACTGAAGATCATCGGAAACCACGTGCAGATCCCTCATTTCACCCTCCGGATGAGGCTCTCACACAGAAAGCCCCTGGCAAGGACCAACCACTCCAATCCGACCTGATCACGAGACCGAAATGATTTCAGGCGCCTGAAGTGGTGGTCAAGCCGACCCGGATCGACGAGCGCGCCCCGGACGGGCCGTTCGGCTCAACCCCGGTCGAGGACACCAGCGCGGTAATCGGCGAAAGCCTGCCGGATCTCCGCCTCCGTGTTCATCACGAACGGGCCGTACTGCACGATCGGCTCGTTGAGCGGCTTGCCGGCTGCGACGAGGATCTCGCTACGCTGGGATGGCGAGCGTACCTCGAGGCTACGGCCCGAGCCGAGGAGGGCGATCGCGCCCTCGGGGACCGGCGTCGCGTCGGGGCCGATCTCGACGCCGCCGCTGCCGACGAAGACGAAGGCGGTGTGACCCTCGGGCGTGTCGATGGAGAAGGGGCGATCGTCTTCCAGGACCGCCGTGAAGAGCAGGGGCTGCGTCGGCCGCTCGCGGACCGGGCCCACGAGCCCGTCGAGCTCGCCCGAGATCACGGAGACGCGTGACCCTGCCCGTCCGAGCGTCCCCTGGGCGAGCTGCGCGGGACCGAGGTCCTGGTAGAACTGCGGGCCCATCTTCTCCCGCGCCGGCAGGTTCACCCACAGCTGGAAGCCCGACATCAGGCCCTTCTCCTGCTCGGGCATCTCCGAGTGGATGATGCCGCGGCCGGCGGTCATCCACTGGGCACCGCCTCCTCCGATCACGCCGTGGTTCCCGCGGCTGTCGCGATGGCGCATCCGGCCCTCGAGCATGACCGTCACGGTCTCGAAGCCGCGGTGGGGGTGGTCGGGGAAGCCGCGGATGTAGGCGTCCGGATCGTCCGAGTGGAAGCGGTCGAGGAGGAGGAAGGGGTCGAGGTTGCGCAGCGCGGGCTGGCCGATCACGCGGGTCAGCCGCACTCCATCGCCGTCCGAAGTGGGGATCCCGTACTGGATCCGCTCGACGCGGCGCCCGGAGCGAGGAAGGAAGACAGGGGACTTCTGGCAGCCAGCCACTGCGAAAGCGGCGGCGGCTGCTGATCCGGCGAGGAAGCGGCGGCGGTTCTCGTCCATGACGCGATCATAGTCGGCGAAGGTTCAGCCGCAATCCGCGCGCGGCAGGACGCACCGTCTCTCGGAGCGGAACAATCCCGCGATCCACTCACCCGCCGAGCAGGGATCGAACGACGCCCAGCGAGTACCGGCTCGCGATCTCGCGGACGAAGCGAGCGAAGTCGACCGGAGCTCCCTCGTCGGCGGCGTCCGAGATCGTACGAATCACGGTCAGCGGCACGCCGTACTCGTGGCAGACCTGGGCGACGGCGGCGCCCTCCATCTCCACGCAGGCGACGTCCGGCAGACGCCCCCGCAGCTCGCCGAGCTCGGCTCCGTCCGCGAAGAACTTGTCGCCGCTGGCGATCGCTCCCTCCACCACCTTCGGCGCCGCGATCCCGAACTCCGAGGCGACCTCGTCCGGGATCCACTCCCGGCGCCGAGCCAGGAACCGCTCGACCGCCAACGCTGCCTCGCGCCGAGCCGACGCCTCCGTTTCGAAGCCGCTCACGCCGAGCAACGGGATCTCGTGACGGGGGAAGAGGGGCGAGCCATTCATGTCGTGCTGGTAGAGCGTGCTCCCCACCACCACGTCGCCCACGCGGAGCGCCGGGCTGACGGCTCCGGCCACGCCAGTGAAGATCATCCGCTCGACGCCATGGCGAGCCAGCAGCTCCGTGGCGGTCGTCGCCGCCGCCACCTTCCCCCAGCGAGAGAAGACGATCACCACCTCGCGCCCGTAGAGCTCGCCCACGTGGTAGGTGCGCCGCCCCACCTCCACCTGCTCCCGCCGCGATCCCATCGCGTCGACGAGGCCGGCGATCTCCTCCGTCATCGCGCCCATGATGCCGATCTTCATTGCTGCTCCCTCGAGCTGACGCGGGCGGAGTCTACCGGCCGCCACGCCTGCGCTCGACCTTACCGAGAACCGGGTGCAAAGCGAGCGAGGGCCTCGACCATCCGCGCCATCATCGCCTCACCGCCTGAGTGGCCGACAGGGAGGAGCTCGAGCTCGGCCCCAGGCCAAGCCTGCGCTACGAGCCAGGGCATGTCGCAGGGGCCCTGAATGTCGAAGCGCCCGTGGATCAACACGCCAGGGATGCCGGCCAGGCGGCCCATGTTTCGAAGCAGCTCGTCCTCGCCGAGCCAGGCCGCGTTCGAGAAGTAGTGCGCACACAGACGCGCGAAGGTCATACGGAACGCGGGGTCGGAGAAGCGATCCCACGGCTTCCATCCCTCCTCGAGGGAGAGGACGGCGTCCTCCCAGGCGCACCAGTCCGCTGCCGCCTTCGCGCGAACCTCGGGATCCGGTTGCTCGTTCAGGAGCCGATCGTAAGCGGCCACCAGGTCATGGCGATCGCCCTCGGGTGCTCCTTCGCGAAACCGGGCCCACTCTGCGGGGAAGAACCGGCCCGCCTCGTGGTAGAGCCAGTGCACGTCCGAAGGGCGCGCCAGCGTCACCGATAGCAACACGAGCTCGCTAACCCTCTGCGGAAAGCGCTGCGCGTACGCGAGCGCAAGCGTCGTTCCCCACGAAGCGCCCCACACCAGCCACCTCTCGATCCCGAGGTGCTCACGGAGCCGCTCGATGTCGTCGATGAGGTGGTGCGTCGTGTTGTGCTCGAGGCCGACGCTCGGATCGGAGACCGACGGCGTGCTCCGCCCGCAGCCCCGCTGATCGAACTGCACCAGACGGTAGCCCGCGGAAGCGAACGCGCGCCTGCGCCCCGGCGAGCTTCCCACACCCGGCCCGCTGTGCAGCGCGAGGGCCGGCTTGCCGTTCGGATTGCCAGAGGCCTCCCAATAGACGAGCTGCCCGTCCCCCACGTCCAGCATTCCCGTCTCGGTGGGCTCGATCGCCGGATGCACCATCGCGAAGCCTCGCATTCCACGGGCGTTCGCGCCCACCTCCCCGGGGTAACCCAGCGGAACCCGTGGCGCAACGGGCGTACTCTCGTCGCCGATCGGCGGCCGTCCTGCGATCCGGGATCGAGGGCGGCCGCCGAAGAGACGACCTCGAGTTTAGCGGTACCTACCGCAGGGAATCGTGTCCTGGCGGAGCGCGAAGCCGTTGAGCTCATCGTCGTCCGCCCAGATGAACGTCTTGTACCCGTTCACGCACTCGGACTCCGGCGCCATGGCGATCCCCTCGTTGTTGGTGTTGGGCATCGTGGAGGGCCGAGCGAAGCCCGCCAGGATCCGGAAGGCCCCGTGGGTCGCCGAGCCCGGGAGCGTGTCGACGTCGAGGAGGGTCAGCTTGTTCCCGCAGGTGTTGTCGCACTGCGCGTACAGGTAACCGTTCTCCCGATCGAAGGAGAGGTCCATCACCGCCGGGAAGCCGCTGTCGATCGTCGCGACGCGCTGGTAGCCGTTCGTCACGTGGTCGAAGGCGTAGGCGTAGATGATGCCGTTCGCCTCGATGCCCACGAAGAAGATCCCGGTGCCGTGGTTGGGATAGCGGTCGGGGTCGTAGGCGAGGCCGGTGCTCTCGTCGATGAAGCCGCGGCTCACGAGGAAGCTATCGGGGATCCAGGCGACGCCCTCGGCGCCGAGGTTCGCGCCGAGCACCGGGAGGTCGCTCGTCAGGTTCCAGTCGTTGGTCGCGACGAGGGTCGTTCCGGAAGCGTCGAGGTCGTAGCGGAGCACGGCCGGGCGGCTCACGTTCTTGTTGTCGTTGTCCCGCTCCGTAGCGACGTAGATCGCCGACGAGTCGAGCTCGGCCCTGGTGATTCCCTCGGAGTCCGGGCCACCGAGGCCGTTCATGTAGGTGATCGTCTTGCCCGCGCCCCAGCCGTTCGTCGTGGTGTTCTCCCAGGTGCTTCCGTTCCAGACGAGGCGGTAGAGCATCGACGGGCCGTTCTGGATCCCCCACAGGATGGCCGGCGAGCTCGAGGTCGCCGGCTCGTAGAACAGGCCGCTGAGGTTCGTGCCGAACTGGTGGAAGGTGCTGACGACCCGAACCTGATCGGTCCCTGGCCATGCCGCGAACGCGATGCCGCCGGAGCCACCCGCGCCGCCCGTACCGCCCGTACCGCCCGTTCCTCCGGTGCCACCGGTGCCGCCGCTACCTCCGGTGCCGCCGGTTCCACCGCAGTCGTTCGCCGCGCCCTTGGTCACACGCGCGGTGTTCGCCCAAGCACCGGTCCCGTTCGGGCAGCGACCCCAGCTCGGATTACCGTGAGCCGTCCAGTAATAGGAATCGACGAGGTGCATCGCGGGATCGAAGATCCGCACCGCGTCCTTGGCGCCGAGCCCGAATCCGAACGCCGCCTCTTCGAGCACGTAGTAGCCGCCGGGAGGAATCACCGTGCCCGCGGGGATGGCGTAGTGGTGCGCGTCATCGTCGTCCTTGAACACCCAGCCCGAGACGTCCGCCGGGAACGCGCTCGCGTTGTAGAGCTCCGCCCAGTCGCCGGGCACGCCGTTCGTCGACACCGCCTCGTTGAGGCGAACGTCCGGCAGAACGCAGGTGACCCACACCGAAGTCGACTCGGTGCAATCGCCATCCGAGACGGTAAGCGAGACGGCAACGATACCGGACGAAGCGCACTTGAACGAAGCGCTCGCCGACGTGCCGTTCGAGATTGCGCCGGAGGTCGCGGTCCAGGCGTAGGTGATCGGAGACGGCGCGAGATCTCCGTCCGATGCGGTGGCCGAAAGCGCCACCGGCTGACCGACGATCGCCTCCACGGGCATCACGCTCAGGAAGTCGATCACGGGACAGAGATTGAGCGTGCCATTCACCAACACGCTGCCCGTACGCGGAGCCATCCGGCAGTTCAACGAGATCCTCACCGAGGTCGTCGACCCGGCCTCGATGTCGAAGATGGCGGAGCCGACGCAGTCGATACCGGTTCCGTAGGCCTCGAGCGTGATCACGTAGCCCGCGCCGGCCGGAATGCCGCCGATTCGAGCGGACACGAGGTCCCTCCCGACCACGCCGATCGATCCGCGATCCCGGAATCCATTGCCTTCGATGGTGTACTGGACCGTCGAGATCTCGACGTCACCGAACTGCAGCTCGAAGCCCAGGGTGCCGAAGGCGGTCTCGCCCTCCGGTCCGGTGTGAGCTCGAGACGATCCTCCGCAAGCCTGGAGGCCGAGCCCGCCGCCGAGCGCTGCGACGACGAGCAACGCCGACGCGAGGCGCGCAATCCACGTCTTTCCGTTCATTCCTCTTCCCTTCTCTTGGTCCTGCCGTTTCAGCAGCGGACCCTAGGAGGGAGTGGGAACGACGCGACGACCAGCATGAAACTTTCTTGCGGCATGCCCTCGCGGTAGCGACGCCGTCTGACGCGTGCGCGTCACACAGGCGATCGAGAGCGCCTCGGGGGTCACGACCTCGAGCGGCAGCGAACGTGCACTGTTCCAAGGAATCGGGCCAATCTGCTGCGGAGGTTGCTCGCGGAGTGAGCGTACAATGGCCGCAGGGTCAGCTCGAGAATCACTCGTTCAGG
The Vulgatibacter incomptus DNA segment above includes these coding regions:
- the ada gene encoding bifunctional DNA-binding transcriptional regulator/O6-methylguanine-DNA methyltransferase Ada gives rise to the protein MNSTSSFPYDTDEARWRAVQARDPGADGHFVYGVRTTGVYCRPSSSARLPRRENVEFFDTSAAAEAAGFRPSRRTKGDQTIAATERATLVAEVCRRIEASETLPTLDELADQAGMSPFHLHRVFKAETGLTPKAYAAAQRARRLREELSATDGSVTEAIYEAGFGSSSRFYEASDQMLGMRARDYRAGGAGAAIRFAVGQCSLGAILVARSQRGVCAIFLGDDPERLVRDLQDQFPKAELIGGDPSFEQLVAEVVGFVESPSIGLNLPLDVRGTAFQERVWQALREIPPGTTVSYTELAERIGSPKSVRAVAQACGANTIAVAIPCHRVVRRDGDISGYRWGVERKRELLQRERG
- a CDS encoding OsmC family protein — encoded protein: MEELVNGVDVHALGEVIEKVRADPSLARFRFRVSNRWDEGGHSETTIDGFYGAGAEQTSDNRPFTLEADEAPVLLGEDRAPNAVEHLLNALATCMTGSLAYHAAARGIRLDRIESELRGEIDLRGFLGISDQIRNGFQHIEATFRVEGDGTEEELAELIRFSPVLDVVSNGTDVSLRVEKLEAAEAPSASPEELHPPA
- a CDS encoding adenine phosphoribosyltransferase → MELRERIRDVVDFPHEGIVFKDITPLIADPVAFRTAIDRLAEAISGEDVDRIVGIEARGFIFGSALACVMGKGFSIVRKPGKLPWRTDREEYSLEYGKSVLEIHEDAVQAGERVVIVDDLLATGGTAGAASRLVERRGGVVTSLAFVVELAFLGGREQLEGRRVHSLVEY
- a CDS encoding pirin family protein; protein product: MDENRRRFLAGSAAAAAFAVAGCQKSPVFLPRSGRRVERIQYGIPTSDGDGVRLTRVIGQPALRNLDPFLLLDRFHSDDPDAYIRGFPDHPHRGFETVTVMLEGRMRHRDSRGNHGVIGGGGAQWMTAGRGIIHSEMPEQEKGLMSGFQLWVNLPAREKMGPQFYQDLGPAQLAQGTLGRAGSRVSVISGELDGLVGPVRERPTQPLLFTAVLEDDRPFSIDTPEGHTAFVFVGSGGVEIGPDATPVPEGAIALLGSGRSLEVRSPSQRSEILVAAGKPLNEPIVQYGPFVMNTEAEIRQAFADYRAGVLDRG
- a CDS encoding 5'-methylthioadenosine/adenosylhomocysteine nucleosidase, yielding MKIGIMGAMTEEIAGLVDAMGSRREQVEVGRRTYHVGELYGREVVIVFSRWGKVAAATTATELLARHGVERMIFTGVAGAVSPALRVGDVVVGSTLYQHDMNGSPLFPRHEIPLLGVSGFETEASARREAALAVERFLARRREWIPDEVASEFGIAAPKVVEGAIASGDKFFADGAELGELRGRLPDVACVEMEGAAVAQVCHEYGVPLTVIRTISDAADEGAPVDFARFVREIASRYSLGVVRSLLGG
- the pip gene encoding prolyl aminopeptidase: MVHPAIEPTETGMLDVGDGQLVYWEASGNPNGKPALALHSGPGVGSSPGRRRAFASAGYRLVQFDQRGCGRSTPSVSDPSVGLEHNTTHHLIDDIERLREHLGIERWLVWGASWGTTLALAYAQRFPQRVSELVLLSVTLARPSDVHWLYHEAGRFFPAEWARFREGAPEGDRHDLVAAYDRLLNEQPDPEVRAKAAADWCAWEDAVLSLEEGWKPWDRFSDPAFRMTFARLCAHYFSNAAWLGEDELLRNMGRLAGIPGVLIHGRFDIQGPCDMPWLVAQAWPGAELELLPVGHSGGEAMMARMVEALARFAPGSR
- a CDS encoding lamin tail domain-containing protein — translated: MNGKTWIARLASALLVVAALGGGLGLQACGGSSRAHTGPEGETAFGTLGFELQFGDVEISTVQYTIEGNGFRDRGSIGVVGRDLVSARIGGIPAGAGYVITLEAYGTGIDCVGSAIFDIEAGSTTSVRISLNCRMAPRTGSVLVNGTLNLCPVIDFLSVMPVEAIVGQPVALSATASDGDLAPSPITYAWTATSGAISNGTSASASFKCASSGIVAVSLTVSDGDCTESTSVWVTCVLPDVRLNEAVSTNGVPGDWAELYNASAFPADVSGWVFKDDDDAHHYAIPAGTVIPPGGYYVLEEAAFGFGLGAKDAVRIFDPAMHLVDSYYWTAHGNPSWGRCPNGTGAWANTARVTKGAANDCGGTGGTGGSGGTGGTGGTGGTGGTGGAGGSGGIAFAAWPGTDQVRVVSTFHQFGTNLSGLFYEPATSSSPAILWGIQNGPSMLYRLVWNGSTWENTTTNGWGAGKTITYMNGLGGPDSEGITRAELDSSAIYVATERDNDNKNVSRPAVLRYDLDASGTTLVATNDWNLTSDLPVLGANLGAEGVAWIPDSFLVSRGFIDESTGLAYDPDRYPNHGTGIFFVGIEANGIIYAYAFDHVTNGYQRVATIDSGFPAVMDLSFDRENGYLYAQCDNTCGNKLTLLDVDTLPGSATHGAFRILAGFARPSTMPNTNNEGIAMAPESECVNGYKTFIWADDDELNGFALRQDTIPCGRYR